In a single window of the Halopiger xanaduensis SH-6 genome:
- a CDS encoding helix-turn-helix domain-containing protein — protein MVSDEEPTAFEVRMVDPPVLSIVASRGGYIDDAIIEDGDYRMTIHLAPSVDVRQITDAVEAAYPQAELLRRRQIDQPTDRSRQIQRRLAVDLTDRQRSALEAAYYAGYFGWSRETTGEQIADSLGIAPPTFHNHLRKAQQKAFDALLSGPVPNTTT, from the coding sequence ATCGTTTCCGACGAGGAGCCGACTGCTTTCGAGGTTCGAATGGTTGATCCGCCCGTACTGTCGATCGTCGCATCTCGAGGCGGCTATATCGACGACGCGATCATCGAGGACGGGGACTACCGGATGACGATCCACCTCGCGCCGAGCGTCGACGTGCGGCAGATCACCGACGCCGTTGAAGCGGCGTATCCCCAGGCCGAACTGCTCCGTCGTCGGCAAATCGACCAGCCTACCGATCGATCGCGGCAGATCCAGCGCCGCCTCGCAGTGGACCTCACGGATCGCCAGCGCTCGGCACTGGAAGCCGCCTACTACGCAGGCTACTTCGGCTGGTCCCGCGAAACGACCGGCGAGCAGATCGCCGACTCGTTAGGGATCGCTCCGCCGACGTTCCATAACCACCTTCGGAAGGCCCAACAGAAGGCGTTCGACGCGTTGTTATCGGGTCCGGTACCCAATACGACGACCTGA
- a CDS encoding daunorubicin resistance protein DrrA family ABC transporter ATP-binding protein — protein sequence MVAIQVDDLTKTFGETVAVDELSFRVEDGELFGLLGPNGAGKSTLINMLVTLLRPTAGTATVNEHDIIEETAAVRNSLGIVFQEPALDEELTGEENLAFHARLYGMDRDTRRRRIDEIFDLVGLEDERDRPVGSYSGGMKRRLEIGRGLLHEPSVLFLDEPTVGLDARTRRDTWEYIQRMNDEAGVSIVLTTHYIEEAEQLCDRVAVVDDGDIAAIDTPDALKESLGGDVVSLTVDGPTTEFTRQLEDRPWVAEYATDDDTVRVTVDRGAERIADLVRLADEAGASIASIDIHRPNLETVFLSLTGSTIGERSSASGAAAEPALGRTDGGQQDRTTDRQSQPAPTEDDR from the coding sequence ATGGTAGCGATACAGGTCGACGACCTCACCAAGACGTTCGGCGAGACGGTCGCCGTCGACGAGCTTTCGTTCCGCGTCGAAGACGGGGAACTGTTCGGACTGCTCGGGCCCAACGGCGCGGGGAAGTCGACGCTCATCAACATGCTCGTCACGTTACTCCGGCCGACTGCTGGAACCGCGACGGTCAACGAGCACGATATCATCGAGGAGACCGCCGCCGTCCGCAACAGTCTCGGCATCGTCTTCCAGGAACCCGCCCTCGACGAGGAGTTGACCGGCGAGGAGAATCTGGCCTTTCACGCGCGGCTGTACGGCATGGACCGCGACACCCGCCGCCGGCGCATCGACGAGATATTCGACCTCGTCGGGCTCGAGGACGAACGCGACCGGCCCGTCGGCTCGTACTCCGGCGGGATGAAGCGCCGCCTCGAGATCGGACGCGGACTGCTCCACGAACCGTCGGTGCTCTTCCTCGACGAGCCGACCGTCGGTCTCGACGCGCGGACGCGGCGCGACACCTGGGAGTACATCCAGCGAATGAACGATGAGGCCGGCGTCTCGATCGTCCTGACGACCCACTACATCGAGGAGGCCGAACAGCTCTGCGACCGCGTCGCCGTCGTTGACGACGGGGATATCGCAGCTATCGATACGCCGGACGCGCTCAAGGAGTCGCTCGGCGGCGACGTCGTCTCGCTGACTGTCGACGGCCCCACCACGGAATTCACTCGTCAACTCGAGGACCGTCCGTGGGTCGCGGAGTACGCGACCGACGACGATACCGTTCGCGTCACCGTCGACCGCGGCGCCGAGCGCATCGCCGATCTCGTGCGGCTGGCGGACGAGGCCGGCGCGTCGATCGCGTCGATCGACATTCACCGGCCGAACCTCGAGACCGTGTTCCTCTCGTTGACGGGGTCGACGATCGGCGAGCGGTCGTCAGCGTCGGGCGCAGCGGCTGAACCGGCGCTCGGCCGTACTGACGGCGGCCAGCAGGACAGGACGACCGATCGTCAATCGCAACCGGCGCCGACGGAGGACGACCGATGA
- a CDS encoding helix-turn-helix domain-containing protein yields the protein MRELVFALEYEPGCNRVADTLADHPEARIRSLSLHATPERLWRVDHATGDPDALAAIEDAFITADYYADCLATGDCGAVQTTQVLEHAADTLVLYSYWERTLDCASVPHIALEHLGTGVLFETRHEGRHYTWRLIHSGEGDVGAFFDELEAAVGDCAQMEMLRTAEAKPTGSEPADGAGGLPPEQDAALRAAVEHGYYESPRAVDVGDLAEHLEVPRSTLTYRLRRAEEQLAKRYVADGPGASDPSQLL from the coding sequence ATGCGCGAACTCGTCTTCGCCCTCGAGTACGAACCCGGCTGCAACAGGGTGGCGGATACGCTCGCCGACCACCCCGAGGCGCGGATCCGGTCGCTCTCCCTGCACGCGACCCCGGAGAGGCTCTGGCGCGTCGACCACGCGACCGGCGACCCGGACGCGCTCGCGGCCATCGAGGATGCATTCATTACCGCCGACTACTACGCCGACTGTCTCGCGACCGGCGACTGCGGCGCCGTCCAGACGACGCAGGTCTTAGAGCACGCCGCCGACACGCTCGTGCTCTACTCCTACTGGGAACGCACGCTCGACTGCGCGTCCGTCCCCCACATCGCGCTCGAGCACCTCGGCACCGGCGTCCTGTTCGAGACGCGCCACGAGGGACGCCACTACACGTGGCGGCTCATCCACTCCGGCGAGGGCGACGTTGGGGCCTTCTTCGACGAGCTCGAGGCGGCCGTCGGCGACTGCGCGCAAATGGAGATGCTTCGGACCGCCGAGGCGAAACCGACTGGGAGCGAACCGGCCGACGGCGCCGGCGGACTGCCGCCCGAACAGGACGCCGCACTCCGGGCGGCCGTCGAGCACGGCTACTACGAGTCGCCGCGGGCGGTCGACGTCGGCGACCTCGCCGAGCATCTCGAGGTGCCCCGGTCGACGCTCACCTACCGGCTGCGACGCGCCGAAGAGCAACTGGCGAAGCGATACGTCGCGGACGGACCGGGTGCGAGCGATCCGTCGCAGTTGCTCTGA
- a CDS encoding ABC transporter permease codes for MKLVDTRSIYALWLRDVKRFLRTPSRIVGSIAMPLLFLVFLGFGFSGAAIPGLPEGVDYLEFLVPGMVGFTMLFGASFAGLSILSDQDVGFLKEILVAPVSRTSIVLGRIAGGSTTALVQATLILLLSIPLGFPVSSLLSIPLAAVFMVLIAVTFVGFGVALASQFNDSEGFGLVVQFIIFPLFFLSGALFPLESLPGPVQLLALANPLTYGVDGLRAVLVGTSSYPVVVDFGALVISSTITVAVGTYLFERVEAV; via the coding sequence ATGAAACTCGTCGATACGCGCAGCATCTACGCGCTCTGGTTGCGGGACGTCAAGCGGTTCCTTCGGACGCCCTCCCGGATCGTCGGCTCGATCGCGATGCCGCTGTTGTTTCTGGTCTTCCTCGGGTTCGGGTTCAGCGGCGCCGCCATCCCGGGGCTGCCAGAGGGCGTCGACTACCTCGAGTTCCTCGTCCCCGGCATGGTCGGATTCACGATGCTGTTCGGTGCGTCGTTCGCGGGTCTGTCGATCCTCTCGGATCAGGACGTCGGCTTCCTGAAGGAGATTCTGGTCGCCCCCGTCAGCCGCACGTCGATCGTCCTCGGGCGGATCGCCGGCGGGTCGACGACGGCACTGGTGCAGGCGACGCTGATACTCCTGCTGTCGATTCCGCTCGGGTTCCCCGTCAGCAGTCTGCTGTCGATCCCGCTCGCCGCGGTGTTTATGGTCCTGATCGCGGTCACGTTCGTCGGGTTCGGCGTGGCGCTGGCCTCGCAGTTCAACGACAGCGAGGGGTTCGGACTGGTCGTCCAGTTCATCATCTTCCCGCTGTTTTTCCTCTCGGGCGCGCTCTTTCCGCTCGAGAGTCTCCCGGGACCGGTGCAGTTGCTCGCGCTTGCGAACCCGCTGACCTACGGCGTCGACGGATTGCGCGCGGTACTGGTCGGTACCTCGTCGTACCCCGTCGTCGTCGACTTCGGCGCGCTCGTTATCTCGTCAACGATCACGGTCGCCGTCGGAACGTACCTCTTCGAGCGCGTCGAGGCGGTCTGA
- a CDS encoding alpha/beta hydrolase, producing the protein MQAERIDPQAKAALERQERIPMPHNRYGLKLLRFLSRATSRLRNRNGPSVGRTLDRPIPGPDGELDTRLYLPAASGPYPTIVFFHGGGFVLGSIDTHDWLCRHLTRESGCAVLSVDYRLAPEHPFPAAVEDAYGALEWTAANPDAVGGNGRIAVAGDSAGGTLAAVCALMAAERDGPEIDYQALLYPAVGVDRDQASVQEHAGLVLDEADMEWFNECYYQNEIHRRNPYADPANADDVSGVAPATIVTAGFDPLRDGGKAYAEQLVRDGVPTRYENYEDMIHGFMTLRDVDRAREAIAAVGDDLSDALEGT; encoded by the coding sequence ATGCAGGCAGAACGGATCGATCCGCAGGCGAAGGCCGCGCTCGAGCGCCAAGAACGGATCCCGATGCCGCACAACCGCTACGGGTTGAAGCTCCTCCGATTCCTCAGTCGTGCAACCTCGCGACTTCGGAACCGAAACGGACCGAGCGTCGGACGGACGCTCGACCGACCGATTCCGGGTCCCGACGGCGAACTCGATACTCGGCTCTATCTCCCAGCTGCGAGCGGGCCGTACCCGACGATCGTCTTCTTCCACGGCGGCGGCTTCGTCCTGGGGAGCATCGACACGCACGACTGGCTCTGCCGACACCTCACTCGAGAGAGCGGCTGTGCCGTCCTCTCGGTCGACTACCGGCTCGCACCCGAGCATCCCTTCCCGGCAGCAGTCGAAGACGCCTACGGCGCCCTCGAGTGGACGGCTGCGAATCCCGATGCCGTCGGCGGGAACGGACGGATTGCGGTCGCGGGCGACTCCGCCGGCGGAACGCTCGCCGCCGTTTGCGCGCTCATGGCCGCCGAACGCGACGGTCCCGAGATCGACTATCAGGCGCTGCTCTATCCGGCAGTCGGCGTCGACCGGGACCAAGCGTCCGTGCAGGAGCACGCCGGACTCGTGCTCGACGAAGCGGACATGGAGTGGTTCAACGAGTGCTACTATCAGAACGAGATCCACCGGCGCAACCCCTACGCGGATCCGGCGAACGCCGACGACGTCTCCGGCGTCGCGCCCGCGACGATCGTCACGGCCGGCTTCGATCCGCTACGGGACGGCGGCAAAGCCTACGCCGAACAGCTCGTTCGGGACGGCGTCCCGACGCGCTACGAGAACTACGAAGACATGATCCACGGCTTCATGACGCTTCGCGACGTCGACCGGGCTCGCGAGGCGATCGCAGCCGTCGGCGACGATCTTTCCGACGCGCTCGAGGGTACCTGA
- a CDS encoding NAD(P)-dependent oxidoreductase, with protein MDVLLLGASGRIGTRVATELLERGHAVTGVSRSGTVEDIDDPDFVAVSGDATEVDDIAKLATGHDAVASALGPSDDESPEILTAMMEATIEGLRRASVDRLVWTGGAGGLEVAPDTRLIETEDFPEEWKPVASAAIDAYEILSEADDLEWTYVAPAALIEPGDRTGEYRTAEGELVADDEGDSYITMEDFAIAFVDELEEANAVHTYLGTGY; from the coding sequence ATGGACGTCTTACTGCTCGGTGCGAGCGGCCGAATCGGGACTCGAGTCGCAACCGAACTGCTCGAGCGAGGGCACGCCGTTACCGGCGTCTCTCGAAGCGGCACCGTCGAGGATATCGATGATCCAGATTTCGTCGCCGTCTCGGGCGACGCAACTGAGGTCGACGATATCGCGAAACTCGCGACCGGACACGACGCGGTCGCGTCCGCGCTCGGGCCGTCCGACGACGAATCCCCCGAGATTCTTACGGCAATGATGGAAGCGACGATCGAGGGACTCCGTCGGGCGTCGGTCGATCGACTCGTCTGGACGGGCGGCGCAGGCGGGCTCGAAGTCGCCCCTGACACGCGACTCATCGAGACCGAAGACTTCCCCGAGGAGTGGAAACCGGTCGCCAGCGCGGCGATCGACGCGTACGAAATTCTCAGCGAGGCCGACGACCTCGAGTGGACGTACGTTGCGCCCGCGGCGCTGATCGAGCCCGGCGACCGAACCGGTGAGTACCGCACCGCCGAGGGCGAACTCGTCGCCGACGACGAGGGAGACAGCTACATCACGATGGAGGACTTCGCGATCGCCTTCGTCGACGAACTCGAGGAGGCGAACGCGGTGCACACGTACCTCGGTACCGGGTACTAA
- a CDS encoding heavy metal translocating P-type ATPase — translation MTDGTAARQTSGGGQQTLTARLAVPEMDCPSCAGKVDKSLQRVEGVVDADLNPTTGTATVTYDPEQTAESDVVAAIEGAGYEVTGGTGGDADTETGQSSDGVDVAPPTEVWTTPRAKKTWLGAAFVVFGLLFEFVLEAQNVAVASVLGTPLSIADVLFLGAVAASGVPVVRSGYYSARNRSLDIDLLMGTAIVAATGIGYFVEAATLAVLFSIAELLEDYAMDRARDSLRELMELSPDEATVYRDGEEVTVPAEDVSVGETVIVRPGEKIPLDGTVQDGESAVDESPITGESVPVDKTPGDEVYAGAINEEGYLEVEVTSTAGDSTLSRIIELVQGAQAKQTDTEQFVDRFAGYYTPLVVALAILTAAVPPLLIGDSVATSVLGYEFVFAADWGTWFVRGLTLLVIACPCAFVISTPVSVVSGITSAAKNGVLIKGGNYLEAMGEVDAVALDKTGTLTKGELAVTDVVPLDETSETDLLRYGAGLERRSEHPIADAVLTRADEAGLDDLPEPSSFESLTGKGIRGEIDGETYYAGKPALFEDLGFDLSRARRPTETDGGVAAGSTTVADDSAFSEETLAELEREGKTVVLVGTASRLLGAIAIADEVRPASKRAVERLHELGVDRVVMLTGDNEGTARAIADEVGVDEYRAELLPDEKVDAIEALQREYGTVAMVGDGINDAPALATAEVGIAMGAAGTDAALETADIALMGDDIGKLPYLYALSNTANGVIRQNIWASLGVKLLLAIGVPLGLVSVAMAVVVGDMGMSLGVTGNAMRLSRLQPDRFFD, via the coding sequence ATGACAGACGGAACCGCAGCGCGGCAGACGAGTGGGGGTGGGCAGCAGACGTTGACCGCCCGGCTCGCGGTCCCCGAGATGGACTGTCCCTCCTGCGCGGGGAAGGTGGACAAGAGCCTGCAACGCGTCGAGGGCGTTGTCGACGCCGATCTCAATCCGACGACCGGGACGGCAACCGTCACGTACGATCCCGAGCAAACTGCCGAGAGCGATGTAGTGGCAGCGATCGAAGGAGCGGGATACGAGGTGACTGGCGGAACCGGCGGTGACGCCGACACCGAGACCGGCCAGTCGTCCGACGGCGTCGACGTCGCACCGCCTACGGAAGTCTGGACGACTCCGCGAGCGAAGAAGACGTGGCTCGGCGCGGCGTTCGTCGTCTTCGGGCTACTCTTCGAGTTCGTCCTCGAGGCGCAGAACGTCGCCGTCGCGAGCGTCCTCGGGACGCCGCTTTCGATCGCCGATGTCCTGTTTCTCGGAGCCGTCGCAGCCAGCGGCGTGCCGGTCGTCCGGAGCGGCTACTACTCGGCGCGCAACCGCAGCCTCGACATCGACCTCCTGATGGGGACGGCGATCGTCGCCGCCACCGGGATCGGCTACTTCGTCGAGGCGGCGACGCTGGCCGTCCTGTTCAGCATCGCCGAACTGCTCGAGGACTACGCGATGGACAGGGCCCGCGACTCCCTGCGCGAGCTGATGGAGCTCTCGCCCGACGAGGCGACGGTCTACCGCGACGGCGAGGAAGTGACCGTCCCCGCGGAGGACGTCAGCGTCGGCGAAACCGTCATCGTCCGCCCGGGTGAGAAGATACCGCTCGACGGGACCGTCCAGGACGGCGAGAGCGCGGTCGACGAGTCGCCGATCACCGGCGAGAGCGTCCCCGTCGACAAGACGCCCGGCGACGAAGTGTACGCCGGCGCGATCAACGAGGAGGGGTACCTCGAGGTCGAGGTGACCTCGACGGCGGGCGACTCGACGCTCTCGCGGATCATCGAGTTGGTGCAGGGCGCACAGGCCAAGCAGACGGACACCGAGCAGTTCGTCGACCGGTTCGCGGGCTACTACACGCCGCTGGTAGTGGCGCTGGCGATCCTGACCGCGGCCGTCCCGCCGCTTCTCATCGGTGATTCCGTCGCGACGAGCGTCCTCGGCTACGAGTTCGTCTTCGCCGCCGACTGGGGAACGTGGTTCGTGCGCGGGCTCACGCTGCTGGTGATCGCCTGTCCTTGCGCGTTCGTCATCTCGACGCCGGTCTCGGTGGTCTCGGGGATTACGAGCGCCGCGAAGAACGGCGTCCTTATCAAGGGCGGCAACTACCTCGAGGCGATGGGCGAGGTCGACGCCGTGGCCCTCGACAAGACGGGCACGCTCACGAAGGGCGAGCTCGCGGTTACCGACGTCGTCCCGCTCGACGAAACGAGCGAGACCGATCTCCTCCGGTACGGTGCCGGCTTGGAGCGACGCAGCGAACACCCGATCGCCGACGCAGTGCTGACCCGCGCCGACGAGGCGGGGCTGGACGACTTGCCCGAGCCGTCGTCGTTCGAGAGCCTCACCGGCAAGGGAATTCGCGGCGAGATCGACGGCGAAACCTACTACGCCGGCAAGCCGGCACTCTTCGAAGACCTCGGCTTCGATCTCTCTCGAGCGCGTCGTCCGACAGAGACCGACGGCGGCGTCGCTGCGGGCTCGACTACGGTGGCGGATGACTCCGCCTTCAGCGAAGAGACGCTCGCCGAACTCGAGCGGGAGGGAAAGACGGTCGTCCTCGTCGGCACGGCGTCGAGGCTGCTCGGTGCGATTGCGATCGCCGACGAGGTTCGGCCCGCTTCGAAGCGAGCCGTCGAACGCCTCCACGAGTTGGGCGTCGACCGCGTCGTGATGCTCACCGGCGACAACGAGGGGACCGCCCGCGCGATCGCCGACGAGGTCGGCGTCGACGAGTACCGCGCCGAACTCCTGCCCGACGAGAAAGTCGACGCGATCGAGGCCTTGCAGCGCGAGTATGGAACCGTGGCGATGGTCGGCGACGGCATCAACGACGCGCCGGCGCTTGCGACCGCTGAGGTCGGGATCGCGATGGGCGCTGCAGGGACGGACGCAGCTCTCGAGACAGCCGACATCGCGCTGATGGGCGACGATATCGGCAAGCTTCCGTACCTGTACGCGCTCTCGAACACGGCAAACGGCGTCATCCGCCAGAACATCTGGGCGAGTCTCGGCGTGAAACTCCTGCTCGCGATCGGCGTGCCGTTGGGACTCGTCAGCGTCGCGATGGCCGTCGTCGTCGGCGACATGGGGATGAGCCTCGGCGTGACCGGGAACGCGATGCGACTCTCCCGGCTACAGCCCGACCGGTTCTTCGACTGA
- a CDS encoding lactate utilization protein gives MSQQKSDYADEATIDESLDELPTDDDLEKTVENLEANGFDVIVVDSADEALAEIQSLVPAGASVMNGHSTTLEEIGFVEYLGEGDHEWESLPDEIWSIDDDAERQAARRDSQTADYFLGGINAIAQTGELVAADRSGSRIGAYPFAASNVVIVSGVNKIVPTLDDALDRLESVAYPLENERAKEAYGVESAIAKQLIFRQELEEGRTTVVLVRDRFGY, from the coding sequence ATGTCACAACAGAAATCTGACTACGCGGACGAGGCTACCATCGACGAATCGCTAGACGAACTGCCGACCGACGACGACCTCGAGAAGACCGTCGAGAACCTCGAAGCCAACGGGTTCGACGTCATCGTCGTCGACTCGGCCGACGAGGCGCTCGCAGAGATCCAGTCGCTCGTTCCCGCCGGGGCGTCCGTGATGAACGGCCACTCGACGACCCTCGAGGAGATCGGCTTCGTCGAGTACCTCGGCGAGGGCGACCACGAGTGGGAGAGCCTCCCCGACGAAATCTGGAGCATCGACGACGACGCGGAGCGACAGGCCGCTCGTCGCGACTCGCAGACGGCCGACTACTTCCTCGGCGGGATCAACGCGATCGCTCAGACGGGCGAACTCGTTGCCGCCGACCGCTCGGGCAGCCGCATCGGTGCGTATCCCTTCGCCGCCAGCAACGTCGTCATCGTCAGCGGCGTAAACAAGATCGTCCCGACGCTCGACGACGCGCTCGACCGACTCGAGTCGGTCGCCTACCCGCTCGAAAACGAGCGCGCCAAGGAAGCCTACGGCGTCGAGTCCGCGATCGCAAAGCAACTCATCTTCCGACAGGAACTCGAGGAGGGACGCACGACGGTCGTCCTCGTCCGCGACCGTTTCGGCTACTAG
- a CDS encoding YdeI/OmpD-associated family protein yields MNPIFFESRNEFRTWLEENHDTAEELWVGYYKADAERSGIGYGESVEEALCFGWIDGLIKGIDDETYTRRFTPRSPDSKWSKANKERVEAMIEAGKMTPAGMELVEAAKESGEWADAYRLADDHETPAELEAALRENETAWENFQNFSNTDQHAFIAAVEEAKTDETKQKRIERTVELAAQNLRAYDENNKRRL; encoded by the coding sequence ATGAACCCGATATTCTTCGAATCTCGCAACGAGTTCCGCACCTGGCTGGAAGAGAACCACGACACGGCCGAGGAGCTGTGGGTCGGCTACTACAAGGCCGACGCCGAGCGATCCGGTATCGGCTACGGCGAGTCGGTCGAGGAAGCGCTCTGTTTCGGGTGGATCGACGGCCTGATCAAGGGCATCGACGACGAGACGTACACCCGTCGGTTCACGCCCAGGAGCCCCGACAGCAAGTGGTCGAAGGCGAACAAGGAGCGGGTCGAAGCGATGATCGAGGCGGGGAAGATGACCCCGGCCGGAATGGAACTCGTCGAAGCGGCGAAGGAGTCGGGCGAGTGGGCGGACGCCTATCGGCTCGCCGACGACCACGAAACCCCGGCCGAACTCGAGGCGGCGCTGCGTGAGAACGAGACCGCTTGGGAGAACTTCCAGAACTTCTCGAACACTGACCAGCACGCTTTCATCGCGGCCGTCGAGGAGGCTAAGACGGACGAGACCAAGCAAAAACGCATCGAACGAACGGTCGAACTCGCGGCGCAGAACCTCCGAGCATACGACGAGAACAACAAGCGGCGGCTGTGA
- a CDS encoding zinc ribbon domain-containing protein — MPRSVSQKRPWLAALLAALVTGFGHLYLRRLRRAAGWLVLSVAVTALFVDPAAIDEILAGTANRDVLLAVAPSLFVTGLSVIDAYLLARAHVVRSQSPVEGTADTEEAISCPHCGKDLDPELDFCHWCTTPLEDHERERSDEMQES; from the coding sequence ATGCCTCGCTCGGTATCACAGAAGCGACCGTGGCTTGCAGCGCTGCTCGCCGCACTCGTCACCGGATTCGGGCATTTGTACCTTCGACGATTGCGACGTGCGGCCGGATGGCTCGTCCTTTCGGTCGCCGTGACCGCGCTCTTTGTCGATCCGGCAGCGATCGACGAAATTCTGGCCGGAACCGCGAACCGCGACGTGTTGCTCGCAGTCGCACCGTCGTTGTTCGTCACCGGACTCAGCGTTATCGACGCCTACCTCCTCGCTCGCGCCCACGTCGTTCGATCGCAGTCACCCGTTGAGGGCACCGCCGATACCGAAGAAGCGATCTCCTGTCCGCACTGCGGAAAGGACCTTGATCCCGAACTCGACTTCTGTCACTGGTGTACGACGCCGCTCGAGGACCACGAGCGCGAACGGTCGGACGAGATGCAAGAGTCGTAG
- a CDS encoding CBS domain-containing protein — translation MASFRIGRIFGIPIELDLTFLLVLPLFAWVIGSQVEFWIDILGILPEATPSSGALTEGSTPWLLGLASAVGLFVGVLLHELGHSVVALHYGLTIESIKLWLLGGVAQFTEMPEDWRQEFAVAVAGPIVSVAVGVVSYVAFVALPVDLPAARFVLGYLALMNVALAGFNMLPGFPMDGGRVLRALLARNRTHVRATEIAAAVGKAFAVLLGLLGLVAFDLIMIALAFFIYMGASGEAQQTAMKAAFEGVTVRDIMTPVADLETVTEETTVADLLDRMLRERHVGYPVLRNGRFAGMVTLEDTQSVREVERDAYRVGDVMTEAGDVPTIRPDQPVMDALETMQGEGVGRMPVMNADGELAGLISRTDLMMAFNIAQSGGSLGPIQTQERLLERP, via the coding sequence ATGGCAAGTTTCCGAATCGGTCGGATCTTCGGGATTCCGATCGAACTCGACCTGACGTTCCTGCTCGTTTTGCCGCTGTTCGCCTGGGTTATCGGCTCGCAAGTGGAGTTCTGGATCGACATCCTCGGGATCCTTCCGGAGGCGACCCCCTCGAGCGGCGCGCTCACGGAGGGGTCGACGCCGTGGCTGCTCGGGCTCGCGTCGGCCGTCGGCCTGTTCGTCGGCGTCCTGTTGCACGAACTCGGCCACTCGGTCGTGGCGTTACACTACGGCTTGACGATCGAGTCGATCAAGCTGTGGCTGCTCGGCGGCGTCGCGCAGTTTACCGAGATGCCCGAAGACTGGCGCCAGGAGTTCGCCGTCGCCGTCGCCGGTCCGATCGTCAGCGTCGCCGTCGGCGTGGTTTCGTACGTCGCCTTCGTCGCGCTTCCGGTCGATCTGCCGGCGGCCCGTTTCGTCCTCGGCTATCTCGCCCTCATGAACGTCGCGCTCGCCGGCTTCAACATGCTTCCTGGATTCCCGATGGACGGCGGCCGGGTTCTGCGCGCGTTGCTCGCCCGGAACCGGACCCACGTCCGCGCGACGGAAATCGCCGCGGCCGTCGGGAAGGCCTTCGCCGTGCTGCTCGGACTCCTCGGTCTGGTGGCCTTCGATCTCATCATGATCGCGCTCGCCTTCTTCATCTACATGGGCGCCTCCGGCGAGGCTCAGCAGACGGCGATGAAGGCCGCCTTCGAGGGCGTCACCGTGCGCGACATCATGACCCCTGTCGCCGATCTCGAGACCGTCACCGAGGAGACGACGGTCGCCGACCTCCTGGACCGGATGCTCCGGGAGCGCCACGTCGGCTACCCGGTGTTGCGAAACGGCCGGTTCGCCGGCATGGTGACCCTCGAGGACACCCAGTCCGTTCGCGAGGTCGAACGGGACGCCTACCGCGTCGGGGACGTGATGACCGAGGCCGGCGACGTGCCGACGATCCGTCCCGACCAACCGGTCATGGACGCGCTCGAGACGATGCAGGGAGAGGGCGTCGGTCGCATGCCTGTGATGAACGCCGACGGCGAACTCGCCGGCCTCATCTCCCGAACTGACCTTATGATGGCGTTCAACATCGCCCAATCCGGCGGCTCGCTCGGTCCGATTCAAACGCAGGAACGGCTGCTCGAGCGCCCGTAA
- a CDS encoding TetR/AcrR family transcriptional regulator, with amino-acid sequence MTQLPPFLEEPDDTQQAIMKATYVALCEHGYSDLTIQRIGDEFSKSKSLLYHHYDSKDDLLLDFLEFMLAEFEAEIPADGEERYDEHVEEIANGSIEFGGPEENLDFAKALVELRAQAAHDDAFREYFERTDRSIRAYLEETIRTGIEQGVFQKVDPEETAALLTIVTTGSMFQRATGSGAVVEDAGAAFEQCVRTHLLNADSTTSD; translated from the coding sequence ATGACGCAGCTGCCGCCGTTCCTCGAGGAGCCGGACGACACGCAGCAAGCGATCATGAAGGCGACCTACGTCGCGCTCTGCGAACACGGGTACAGCGATCTGACGATCCAGCGGATCGGAGACGAGTTCTCGAAGAGCAAATCGCTGCTGTACCACCACTACGACAGCAAGGACGATCTCCTGCTTGACTTTCTCGAGTTTATGCTGGCGGAGTTCGAAGCCGAGATTCCGGCGGACGGCGAGGAGCGCTACGACGAACACGTCGAGGAGATCGCTAACGGTTCGATCGAGTTCGGCGGACCCGAGGAGAACCTCGACTTCGCGAAGGCGCTCGTCGAACTCCGCGCGCAGGCGGCCCACGACGACGCGTTCCGGGAATACTTCGAGCGGACCGACCGTTCTATCAGAGCGTATCTCGAGGAGACGATCCGAACCGGTATCGAACAGGGCGTTTTCCAGAAGGTCGACCCGGAGGAAACGGCAGCGCTGCTGACGATCGTAACGACCGGATCGATGTTTCAGCGGGCAACCGGTTCCGGTGCGGTAGTCGAGGATGCAGGCGCTGCGTTCGAGCAGTGCGTCCGGACGCACCTCCTGAACGCTGATTCCACGACGAGCGACTGA